A genomic region of Nitrosomonas ureae contains the following coding sequences:
- a CDS encoding helix-turn-helix domain-containing protein produces MSISSYTKTDNSLSSDTPLLAAGLFIKHAGSVFCYLQKIDGIKPSPLKHSARDLSLLEREKISRELSANLSFRAIARNLNRATSTVSREIYRNGGLSKYRTVAADKRVCKLNDNISFALSYRIN; encoded by the coding sequence ATGTCTATCAGCAGTTATACGAAGACAGACAACTCGCTCTCTTCTGATACCCCGCTGCTTGCGGCGGGGTTGTTCATTAAACATGCCGGTTCGGTATTTTGCTACTTACAAAAAATCGATGGAATAAAGCCATCGCCGCTCAAACATTCGGCCAGGGACTTGTCGTTACTAGAGCGTGAGAAAATATCACGAGAACTATCGGCTAATTTATCCTTTAGGGCGATTGCCAGAAATCTCAACAGGGCCACGTCAACGGTTTCCCGAGAAATCTACCGCAATGGTGGATTGTCGAAATACCGTACCGTAGCGGCCGATAAACGCGTCTGTAAGCTTAATGACAACATCAGCTTTGCACTATCGTATCGGATAAACTGA
- a CDS encoding transposase, with translation MQRAAGRPAYSGLLLFKMLLVEFWHGGLSDESVEDMANSNLHVMRFLGLPL, from the coding sequence ATGCAGCGTGCAGCAGGTCGTCCGGCGTATTCCGGGCTGCTGCTGTTCAAGATGCTGCTGGTAGAATTCTGGCACGGCGGATTAAGTGATGAGTCAGTGGAAGACATGGCGAATTCGAATCTACACGTGATGCGATTTCTGGGATTGCCGTTGTAA
- a CDS encoding GNAT family N-acetyltransferase — translation MRCDHLVRVVDWETETLTLRNIRTTVFILEQQVPVDLEWDEFDIISTHFLVFNNHGEAVGTGRLLPDGHIGRMAVLKEWRGKGYGSAMLKKILEELRRRQMQKAMLNAQINAVKFYEKFGFQQVSAEKFIEAGIPHVKMMIFLE, via the coding sequence ATGCGATGCGATCATCTCGTACGTGTCGTAGATTGGGAAACGGAAACTCTAACTCTACGAAATATTCGAACAACAGTTTTTATTCTTGAACAGCAGGTTCCAGTAGATTTAGAATGGGATGAGTTTGATATTATCAGTACGCATTTTCTGGTATTTAATAATCACGGAGAGGCAGTAGGAACTGGAAGACTATTGCCAGACGGACATATCGGGAGAATGGCTGTATTGAAAGAATGGCGAGGTAAAGGGTATGGCAGTGCGATGCTGAAAAAAATATTAGAGGAATTAAGGAGGCGTCAGATGCAAAAAGCAATGCTTAATGCGCAAATTAACGCAGTTAAGTTTTATGAAAAATTTGGATTTCAGCAAGTTTCTGCAGAAAAATTTATTGAAGCGGGAATTCCCCATGTCAAGATGATGATTTTTTTAGAATAA
- a CDS encoding adenylosuccinate synthase → MTKNVVVIGTQWGDEGKGKIVDWLTDHAQGVVRFQGGHNAGHTLVIGNTKTVLHLIPSGILRDNVICYIGNGVVISPEALLNEIDMLEQNGIDVTGRLRISAACPLILPCHIALDNARETAKGVGKIGTTGRGIGPAYEDKVARRAIRLQDLFHRDRFAAKLGEMLDYHNFVLKNYFHVKVIDFHKTMDDALMQSERIKPMIADVPQLLFEAHKAGNNLLFEGAQGALLDVDHGTYPFVTSSNCVAGAAGPGGGVGPQMLQYVLGITKAYTTRVGSGPFPTELDDDIGRHLASRGHEFGSTTGRPRRCGWFDAVALKRSIQINGVTGLCITKLDVLDGVESLSLGIGYRLIDGNKSNILPVGADDLDCCEPIYEEIPGWVENTAGIKKFHQLPKAAQNYLKRLEEVCEIPIDMISTGPDREDTILLRHPFE, encoded by the coding sequence ATGACTAAAAATGTAGTCGTCATTGGTACACAATGGGGCGATGAAGGAAAAGGCAAAATTGTTGATTGGTTAACGGATCATGCTCAAGGTGTAGTCCGCTTTCAGGGTGGACATAACGCAGGTCATACATTGGTCATTGGTAATACTAAAACAGTATTGCATTTAATTCCATCCGGTATCCTGCGAGACAATGTTATTTGTTACATTGGAAATGGTGTAGTAATTTCACCAGAAGCATTACTAAATGAAATTGATATGCTGGAGCAGAATGGTATTGATGTTACTGGGCGTTTGCGTATTAGCGCGGCTTGTCCACTCATTTTACCCTGCCATATTGCGTTGGATAATGCCCGTGAAACTGCCAAAGGCGTAGGAAAAATTGGCACCACAGGGCGTGGTATCGGGCCTGCATACGAAGATAAAGTTGCTCGTCGTGCAATTCGATTACAAGATTTGTTTCATCGAGATCGTTTTGCAGCCAAATTGGGTGAAATGCTGGATTATCATAATTTTGTGTTGAAAAATTACTTTCATGTAAAGGTGATCGATTTTCATAAAACGATGGATGATGCGTTAATGCAATCCGAACGTATTAAGCCAATGATAGCGGATGTTCCGCAGCTTTTATTTGAGGCGCATAAAGCAGGTAATAATTTATTATTTGAGGGTGCGCAAGGAGCATTATTGGATGTCGATCATGGTACATATCCATTTGTAACCTCGAGTAACTGTGTGGCAGGTGCAGCAGGACCGGGTGGCGGAGTTGGGCCACAAATGCTGCAGTATGTGTTGGGTATTACCAAGGCGTATACAACAAGAGTCGGATCCGGTCCATTTCCGACTGAGTTGGACGACGATATTGGTAGACATTTGGCTTCGCGTGGACATGAGTTTGGATCAACAACAGGTCGTCCGCGTCGTTGCGGTTGGTTTGATGCAGTTGCGCTAAAGCGCTCCATTCAAATAAATGGTGTAACAGGATTATGCATTACTAAGCTGGATGTTCTAGATGGGGTGGAGAGCCTTAGTTTGGGTATTGGGTATCGATTGATTGACGGTAACAAAAGTAATATTCTTCCGGTTGGTGCGGATGATTTGGATTGCTGTGAGCCGATTTATGAGGAAATACCCGGTTGGGTAGAAAATACAGCAGGTATAAAAAAATTCCATCAACTACCCAAGGCCGCACAGAATTATTTGAAAAGATTAGAAGAAGTGTGTGAAATACCTATTGATATGATTTCTACTGGACCCGACAGAGAAGATACTATTTTATTGCGCCATCCATTTGAATAG
- a CDS encoding ATP phosphoribosyltransferase regulatory subunit, translated as MHNWLLPEYVEDILPAEALHIEVTRRQILDLLLTHGYQQVIPPLLEYVESLLSGSGSDMNLQTFKVIDQLSGRMMGLRADMTPQVARIDAHLLNFNGITRLCYVNSVLHTIPSGITQTREPLQIGAELYGHSGLESDLEVQRLMLECLSVSHINEIHLDLGHVAVFRGLIKGAGISRELEAELFSVLQAKDISTLQELCLKLKKGIREALLLLPELYGDKKILVDAMARLPDYPVIRTALNELGMVEKELKPVVGSVAFDLADLRGYHYHTGMVFAAYARGCSSAIALGGRYDEIGKTFGRARPATGFSMDLRELSRLVKPKKYPKGIRAPFEKKDKRLEGMIQQLRKAGHIVVMELPEQKDEFIVCDRQLVLLDGKWIIKEI; from the coding sequence ATGCATAATTGGTTGCTCCCAGAATATGTTGAAGATATATTGCCAGCAGAAGCATTGCATATTGAGGTAACGCGTCGGCAGATTCTTGATTTACTGCTGACGCATGGTTACCAGCAAGTTATACCACCTTTATTAGAATACGTAGAGTCATTACTGTCTGGTAGTGGCAGTGATATGAATCTGCAAACATTTAAGGTTATCGATCAGTTAAGTGGACGAATGATGGGATTGCGCGCTGATATGACACCTCAAGTGGCAAGAATTGATGCACATTTATTGAATTTTAACGGTATAACACGACTCTGCTATGTCAATAGTGTACTACATACGATTCCATCAGGAATAACACAAACCCGTGAACCCTTGCAAATTGGTGCTGAGCTATATGGTCACTCAGGATTGGAGAGTGATTTGGAAGTGCAACGTCTTATGCTGGAGTGCTTGTCGGTTTCTCATATAAATGAAATTCATCTGGATCTCGGTCATGTAGCTGTTTTTCGTGGACTAATAAAAGGTGCTGGAATATCACGAGAACTTGAGGCCGAATTATTTTCGGTTCTACAGGCAAAAGATATTTCAACGTTACAGGAATTGTGCTTAAAGCTGAAAAAAGGTATTCGTGAGGCATTGCTCTTATTACCTGAGCTTTATGGTGATAAAAAGATTCTGGTCGATGCGATGGCGCGACTGCCTGACTATCCAGTAATTAGAACTGCATTGAATGAACTTGGTATGGTTGAAAAAGAGCTGAAGCCAGTAGTGGGGAGCGTTGCATTCGATTTAGCTGATTTGCGGGGGTATCATTATCATACAGGAATGGTATTTGCTGCATATGCGAGAGGATGTTCAAGTGCTATTGCCCTCGGTGGACGCTACGATGAAATAGGGAAAACCTTTGGGCGGGCACGACCGGCAACTGGTTTTAGTATGGATTTAAGAGAATTATCCAGATTAGTAAAACCTAAAAAATATCCCAAAGGAATACGAGCGCCTTTTGAGAAGAAGGATAAGAGACTGGAAGGTATGATTCAGCAATTACGTAAAGCAGGACATATTGTAGTTATGGAATTGCCAGAACAAAAGGATGAATTTATAGTTTGTGACAGACAATTAGTGTTGCTTGATGGGAAATGGATAATTAAAGAGATTTAA
- a CDS encoding DUF2065 domain-containing protein, with protein MWENFLNAVALVLILEGMLPFLSPDTWREAFRKLIETNDNQLRFIGLTSMLIGLILLVVIT; from the coding sequence ATGTGGGAAAATTTCTTAAATGCAGTTGCACTGGTGTTAATTCTAGAGGGAATGTTGCCATTTTTATCTCCGGATACTTGGAGAGAAGCATTCAGGAAGTTAATTGAGACCAATGATAATCAATTGCGTTTCATAGGATTAACTTCAATGTTGATCGGATTAATACTACTTGTCGTCATAACTTAA
- the hflC gene encoding protease modulator HflC, whose protein sequence is MKSFTSVFSGIIIAIFFLGSSAIYIVDERQQAILFQLGEVIDVKTDPGLYFKIPIAQNVRFFEKRILTMDTEEPERFITSEKKNVLVDLFVKWRIVDVKQYYISVRGDEGLAQTRLAQTINASLRDEFGNRTVHDVVSGERDVIMEIMRQKADNDARSIGVEVVDVRLKRVDLPQEVSESVYRRMEAERKRVANELRSTGAAESEKIRADADKQREIILAEAYREAQKTMGDGDSQAAAIYAAAFQKDSEFYAFWRSIDAYKQSFKNKGDMMVLEPTSDFFKYLKNPAVSK, encoded by the coding sequence ATGAAAAGTTTTACATCAGTATTCTCAGGCATCATTATTGCAATTTTCTTTCTGGGCAGTTCGGCAATTTATATTGTTGATGAGCGTCAGCAGGCAATTTTATTTCAACTTGGGGAAGTGATCGATGTTAAAACCGATCCAGGTTTATATTTTAAAATTCCAATTGCACAAAATGTACGTTTTTTTGAGAAGCGTATTCTGACAATGGACACTGAAGAGCCGGAACGATTTATTACTTCTGAGAAAAAGAACGTTTTAGTAGATTTGTTTGTAAAATGGCGTATCGTGGATGTGAAACAATATTATATCAGCGTACGAGGAGATGAAGGATTAGCTCAAACACGGTTAGCTCAAACCATCAATGCAAGTTTGCGTGATGAATTTGGTAATCGTACGGTTCACGATGTGGTTTCGGGTGAGCGTGATGTAATTATGGAGATTATGCGTCAAAAAGCGGATAATGATGCTCGATCCATTGGAGTGGAAGTTGTTGATGTACGCCTAAAACGTGTGGATCTTCCACAAGAAGTGAGTGAATCGGTATATAGGCGTATGGAGGCAGAACGAAAACGAGTAGCAAATGAATTACGTTCAACCGGTGCTGCTGAATCGGAGAAAATTCGTGCTGACGCGGATAAACAAAGAGAAATTATATTAGCTGAGGCCTATCGGGAAGCCCAAAAAACAATGGGTGATGGTGATAGCCAGGCTGCTGCAATCTATGCAGCTGCATTTCAGAAAGATTCTGAATTTTATGCCTTCTGGCGTAGTATTGATGCTTATAAGCAGTCGTTCAAGAATAAGGGGGATATGATGGTTCTTGAGCCCACCTCCGATTTCTTTAAATATTTAAAAAATCCTGCAGTTAGTAAATAG
- the hflK gene encoding FtsH protease activity modulator HflK — MGLNDPQWGKNKGDSGPPDLDDVLRNFNKKINDMFGQKKSGGGDDGPRTQGSKPQSSGSIILILGLLVVVWLGSGFYIVDEGHRGVVLRFGQYVDTSSAGLRWHFPYPVERVEVVNVSQVRTVEIGYRNNVRSKVLREALMLTDDENIIDIQFAVQYILNDPEDFLFNNRNPDEAVLQAAETAIRQVIGKSKMDFVLYEGREQVAANATQLMQKILDRYEIGILISRVTMQNAQPPEQVQAAFDDAVKAGQDRERQKNEGQAYANDVIPRAAGNAARLIQESEGYKQRVIVSAEGDASRFEQILTEYSKAPNVTRERLYLDMMQQVLSNTSKIVVDQKNGNNLLYLPLDKLINISGSTSVSPAPTSPAVQETTPDSSLRARESFRSREREIR, encoded by the coding sequence ATGGGATTAAATGATCCACAATGGGGAAAAAATAAAGGCGATTCTGGTCCACCAGATTTAGATGACGTGTTGCGGAATTTCAATAAAAAAATCAATGACATGTTTGGGCAAAAAAAAAGCGGAGGTGGTGATGATGGGCCGCGTACTCAAGGATCTAAGCCGCAGAGTAGTGGAAGCATTATACTAATCCTTGGTTTGTTGGTTGTGGTGTGGTTAGGTAGTGGCTTTTATATTGTCGATGAGGGCCATAGAGGTGTGGTATTGCGATTTGGTCAATATGTCGATACATCATCAGCAGGATTACGTTGGCACTTTCCCTATCCGGTTGAGAGAGTGGAAGTTGTGAATGTCAGTCAGGTCCGGACAGTTGAAATTGGCTACCGGAACAATGTAAGAAGCAAGGTGCTACGCGAAGCATTAATGTTAACAGACGATGAAAACATTATCGATATTCAGTTTGCAGTACAGTATATATTGAATGATCCAGAGGATTTTCTATTCAACAATAGAAACCCCGATGAAGCTGTACTTCAAGCAGCTGAGACTGCAATCAGGCAAGTCATAGGTAAAAGTAAAATGGATTTTGTTCTTTATGAAGGACGCGAACAAGTGGCAGCCAATGCAACACAGCTGATGCAAAAAATACTTGATCGATATGAAATTGGTATTTTGATTAGCAGAGTGACGATGCAGAATGCACAGCCGCCTGAACAAGTCCAAGCTGCATTTGATGATGCAGTAAAAGCAGGTCAAGATAGAGAGCGGCAGAAAAATGAGGGGCAGGCGTATGCAAATGATGTCATACCAAGAGCAGCCGGTAATGCGGCTCGACTAATTCAAGAATCTGAAGGGTATAAGCAGCGTGTTATTGTAAGCGCTGAGGGTGATGCCAGTCGTTTTGAACAGATTCTTACTGAATATAGTAAAGCACCAAACGTTACACGCGAGCGTTTATATTTGGATATGATGCAGCAAGTGCTTTCTAATACGAGTAAAATTGTTGTTGATCAGAAGAACGGTAATAATCTTCTGTATTTGCCGCTCGATAAACTCATTAATATAAGCGGATCAACTTCGGTTTCACCGGCCCCTACATCACCTGCAGTACAGGAAACAACACCTGATAGCAGTTTACGAGCACGAGAATCTTTTCGTAGTCGCGAACGGGAGATAAGATAA
- the hflX gene encoding GTPase HflX — translation MNKLIASDTAILVGVDFGCGTHQDSLLELQLLASSDKLEVVAIVTGKRSRPDSTTYIGRGKVEEIVRVMQQTEAGLVIFNHDLSPAQQRNLSLRLNCNVIDRTNLILDIFARRAHSHEGMLQVELAQLEYLLTRLVRGWTHLERQKGGIGLRGPGETQLETDRRLIKKRVKLLKEKLSDLQCQRNVQRRSRRRSNSLTVSIVGYTNAGKSTFFNKLTRAQSYAADKLFATLDTTTRKLFIEEGSTVVISDTVGFIRELPHTLIAAFRATLEETVQADLLLHVIDASNSNSDEQIKEVNKILKEIGADVIPQILIFNKIDLIDATLRSAGCVRDEYGRISRIRLSAETGEGVEFVRQALTETILENSKKLNKESMEINNGLRDCASVQDFF, via the coding sequence ATGAATAAATTAATAGCATCCGATACAGCAATTTTGGTGGGTGTCGATTTCGGCTGCGGTACTCATCAAGACAGTTTGTTAGAGTTGCAACTGTTAGCTTCCAGCGATAAGCTTGAGGTTGTTGCAATTGTGACGGGAAAGCGATCCCGCCCTGATTCCACAACATATATTGGAAGGGGTAAAGTTGAGGAAATCGTGCGAGTGATGCAGCAGACAGAGGCTGGGTTGGTTATATTTAATCATGATCTGTCCCCAGCACAGCAACGAAACCTATCTTTGCGTTTAAATTGTAATGTTATTGATCGCACGAATCTGATTCTTGACATTTTTGCCCGGCGAGCTCACAGTCATGAAGGAATGCTGCAAGTTGAATTGGCTCAGCTGGAATATCTTTTAACACGTCTTGTGCGCGGATGGACCCATCTTGAAAGACAGAAAGGCGGTATAGGTTTACGTGGACCTGGCGAGACTCAACTGGAAACGGATCGGAGATTAATTAAAAAGCGAGTAAAATTACTTAAGGAAAAACTTTCGGATCTGCAGTGTCAACGAAATGTTCAAAGACGATCTAGGCGAAGATCAAACTCACTCACGGTGTCTATTGTTGGTTATACTAATGCAGGTAAATCAACGTTCTTCAACAAATTAACCCGTGCACAATCGTATGCTGCTGATAAGCTATTTGCTACACTAGATACAACAACACGTAAATTATTCATTGAAGAAGGCAGTACTGTAGTTATCTCGGATACAGTGGGGTTTATCCGGGAATTGCCGCATACATTGATAGCTGCATTTCGTGCAACACTCGAAGAAACCGTGCAGGCTGATTTATTGCTTCATGTGATAGATGCTAGTAACTCCAATAGTGACGAGCAAATTAAAGAAGTTAATAAAATATTAAAAGAAATTGGCGCTGATGTTATTCCACAGATCTTGATTTTCAACAAAATTGACTTAATCGACGCAACCTTACGCAGTGCAGGTTGCGTACGTGATGAATATGGTAGAATATCACGCATTCGTTTAAGCGCAGAAACAGGCGAGGGAGTTGAGTTTGTAAGGCAGGCGTTGACAGAAACAATCTTAGAAAACTCCAAAAAACTGAATAAAGAATCAATGGAAATAAATAATGGGCTTCGAGATTGTGCTTCTGTACAAGATTTTTTTTGA